In the genome of Halorubrum sp. CBA1229, the window GGAAACGTCAGGTCGATCTTCGGGTGAATGGCGTGTGCTTTCAGCGGTCGAGCCGTGATGACCTGAATCTGAACTTATCTCATATTCAATCATTACTTTTTTATTGGTATAGTATAGACACCGAACCGGAATGCCAAAAGATACCATGGAGAGGCGGCAGGTGATGAAATACGCTGCCGCGCTTGGGCTGACGAGCATCGCAGGCTGCTCCGGTAACTCCGGCGGTGACGGCAGCGACGATCAGAGTGGATCGGATCCGGGGTCGGACGATCAAACTGAAGCAGATCAGGGGCCGGACATTCCCAACACGCTAGCGAGTTGGGACTTCATCAGCGTCGACGAACCGGCGCCGATCGACGAGCGGATCACCGGAGCCGAGTGGACTCCGCCAGAGTTCGACGAGGAAGCCGTGGCGGATTCGGTCAAGTACTTCAATATGGGATCGATGAAAAACGATCCGGCGACCGCGTGGTTCCAGGACCGGGTCGACGAGCGGACCGGCATCACCGTGGAACCGATCGTCGTTCCGTCGAAGCGGGCCACGCCGAAGATCACGACGGTCCTTTCCTCGCGGGCAGAGGAGCCGGCGATGATGCAGATCGACCGGCAGATGTATATGGACTTCGTCGAACCAGGATGGCTCGAACCGGTCGATCAGCTCTGGACGGAGGCCGCCTACGAGTACTTCCCGCAGGCGTTCTCGGCGGAGTTCGCCACCGATATGGACGTCACGGCCGACGAGCCGCACCAATATATTAGCGTCGCGATTGCCGAGGGTTCGGTCAAGAACTACCGTCCCGACCTCCTGCAGGAACTCGGCTTCGACGCAGACTTCCTCAAGCGGCCGACGTGGGAGGACGTCCGCGAAGTGTGTGAGGAAGCCGATTCGCAGGACGTCGACTACTACGGCCACGCTTGGTACGGCGGCGGCGTCCGTTACCCCTCCTACCCGTGGATGCTGAAGGTGTGGTCGCAGGGCGAGCGAATCGTGCAGGACGGTGAGGTCATCTTCAACAGCGACGCTGGCGTGGAGGCGCTCGAGTGGCAACGGCAGCTCATCGAGGACGGACTCGTCCCCGACGTCCTGTCGCTCGGACAGGGAGGTCCGGAGGACCTCTTCCTCGGTGGCGAGATCGTCGGGTACACGGGCGGGTCGAAAATGATCCCGCGCGCACTCGAACAACTGGGCGAGGCCGGCGAGGCATACGACCTCGGGCTTCCCGCCAAATACGGGTCTGACGGCGAACACGCGACGTTCCTCGGCACCGACACCATCTGCATAAACCGGTTCGCGCCGCCTGAAAAGAAGAAAGCCGCGCTGGTCTACATGGACGGCTGCCGGAGTGCCGAGGCGTCCGCACAGGAGTTCGTTCAGGAAGGTAACATGCCGGCCAACTCCGCTGCGTGGGACCTCGATATCGTCCAGTCGGAGGCGCCGTTCCAGGAGATCCCGCAGGAATCTATCGAGAACGCGCGCGAGGGGCTGTGGCCCCGACAGATCCAGACGATTGAGGTGCTCGTCGCGGAACTGCAGGCAGCGTGGGCCGGACAGAAATCGCCGCAAGAAGCGCTCGACGACGCACAGGCGGAAGTCGACGGAATCCTGCAGCAGAACTGACCTGCTCTCCGCTATTGTCTCTCTCGCACGAACTGATTCTTTTTGCGGCTGTCTGTGTCGGTCACAGCCGTACGCCCAGCAGAACCGTTTCGCCGGCAGCGTCGCAGACGTCCCGTTCTCGCGCCAGAAACTGTGTCGCAACTGATGGGGAGTATCGTCTCCGTCAATCGATGCTCGCCGTCCCGTCCGACGAGAATGCGATCCGGATGGACGATCATCTCGCTGAACTGTGGGGCGGTTTCTCTGTCTGAGACCCATCTTGTCGTAATCCTGTCACAAAGATTTATTTACCTACTGCTAATGAAGCGAAATGGACACAGATAATGAGCTACGAAAACGTCAAAAGCGGGCTCCGTAGCGTCGCCTTTACCGTGACGACTCCGTTCGACGAAGAGGGCGAGAACGTACGGTACGACGTCCACAAAGAGAACGTTCGTGCTATCGAGGACGCCGGCGCGGAACTGTTCGTTCCGTGTGGGAACACCGGCGAGTACTATTCTCTCTCGAACGCCGAGCGAGCAAACGTTGTCGAGGCGACGGTCGAAGCGGTCGACGAAAGTAGTACGGTCGTCGCCGGTGCCGGTGGCAGCACAAAGAACGTACAGCAACTCCTGGGCGAGTACGAGTCGATCGGGGTCGACGCGGGGATGATTATGCACCCGGCCCACACGTACCTCCACAAAGAGGGGATCTTCCAGTACTACGATGACATCGTGAAGTCGACCAATCTCCCGATCGTTCTCTACAAACGGGGGCCGGAGCTTTCCGACGACGTCATCGCGAGACTGGGCCAGCGAGAGAACGTCGTTGGCGTCAAATACGCGGTGAATGACATCGGGGCGTTCTCCAAAGCGATTACGGCTACAGACGCTGATCTCGTCTGGCTCGATGGAATCGCCGAGCGGTTCGCGCCGACGTTCGCTCTGGAGGGAGCAGAAGGGTTTACCACTGGCATCGGTTCGTTCGTCCCGAAACCGACACTGGAACTACAAGACGCTCTCAGAAACGAACAGTGGGAGCGCGCGCGTGGAATCCGGGACCTGCTCCGCCCCTACGAGGATCTCCGGCAAGAGGCCGGCTCTGAGAACCCGTTCGGCGCGGCGAACAATATTCCCGCAGTCAAATACGGGATGGAGCTCGCCGGCCTATACGGTGGACCGGTGCGCGAGCCGCTCGTGGAACTCGATGATCAGGACAAAGAGCGCGCCGAGGAGTATTACGACCGAATCTCCTCGACGTTGGAGACAGCGAACTTCAGCGACTGATATAGTAGCGTTTGCACGTCTTCACTCGCCCGATCGCACGACAGCGTGCGGCGGACGAGCAATCAGTTGCAACCGCTGGCAGATACCGTCAGAAACGAGTCTGTGACGCATTTCGTCACCACGAAATGGCGAATCTCTTGATACGGGTGGCCGGCTCTGATGGGATGAAAGCCTGCTAAGTCCCCAGCGTGCGTGGAAGGTATGGGGGTGGTCAAAGGCCTATGATTCAACAGCGTCTCAGAACGCGTGGCTCTGATTGGCCTACCTGCCAAGGACGCACTATCATGGGAGGCCGAATAGGTGTGGCTCTGCTTTGTTGAATTCGATGACGGCGTCGGGATCACTGTTTGAGAGCCTGTTCGAGGTTGTAGACTGCGGCGGTCACCACGAGTTCGCGGAACTCGCGGTGCCACATGCAAGGGTGGACAGTGGGGCCGAATCGACGCTTGATGGTCGAAAAGGCGGTCTCGGCCATCTAGCGCTGGCCGTATCACTCGCTGTCCAACCGTGCGTTGTGTGCGTGATCGTACGCAGCAAACAGCCGTTGACGCAGCAAGGGCGGGACGCCCGCTGACCAGAGGGCGTCCCGGTGCAATTGGTCGTCATAGCCCTTGTCGCCGGCGAGACTCTCGATTTTCTCGGTGTTACGAAGGGCGGCTCGACGGCCAGTTTGGGTGTCGTGCGGCCAGTGTGCCGAGCAGTGAATATCGATGATGGCACACGAATTTGTATCAACGAGGGCCGTCGTTTTGAGCGTGCGTATGTGGCGATCCGAGCGGTGTTGGTAGTGTCTCGATGCCGTTTCGCGGTCGAAGAATGTGGCATCGATGGCACCGTGCGAACCCGGATCGCAGATGGTCGCGGACTCACGAAGGAACCCACGCCATATCGACATGGGCACCCTCTCAAACGACCGATACAGCGTTGAGGGTGCGGGAAATGCCGTCCGCGCCAGCTGTAACAGCCCGCGAACTCGACCCATTTCACTCGCCCAGTCCACGATTTCGCGGTACGTCGCGTCCATGTGAACCCGCAAAAAGTGGAGCGTCACATGCTTCCAGCCGGGAAATCCGTGGCCAGTCGGATCACTCACCGCCGTTGGACTGGCGGCACAGCGCTTTTGAGCCAGCGACGCGGCTTGCTTAACGAAGCGGAAAAGTAGGGTAGTCACATTCGACTCTTCCGCTTCGCTACTACCTTCAGAGCGACGCTATCCCGCCGCCTTCTGCGGATTCAACAGAGCAACCTCGACGGAACGCGCGTTTGGATACGGTGGGATCGGTGCGGTCCTCGGTTCGAAGAACGTGAAGGATGTCCACCTTCGGGGGCGACTCGCCGCCCGACATCGAGATCCCGGCCGGACAGATGGAGATCCACCGCGAGGCGGCAACGGACGATCGCGTGATGAAAGAGCAGGGGACGGTTGCGGTGATGGATTTGGCGAATGAGGTGAACGGACTGCCGTCGTATTACTTCTCCGAGCAGTCGTTCGAGGGGGCAGAGGGAATCAACGGCGAGGCTGTCGCCTCGAAAAAATACAAGAAAGGAACGTGTTCTGCGTGCGTCTTTGCGTGCAAACTGCTGACGCGAGACGAAGAACGGGGCATCGAGACGGAGGGCCCGGAGTTCGGGGTGGCGATGGCGTTCGGATCGAATCAGGGCGTCGACGATATCGTGCACATGATGAAGTCTAACCGGATGTATGACATTTACCGACTCGATGCCATCTCGACCGGAAACGTCGTCGCCGCGTACCTTGCGGCCGAAGACGAGTTCGGTAACAGAGAACCCGTCTGGGATCTCGTCGAGCAGATCGCCCACCGCGAGGGTGTCGGCGACGCCCTCGCTGGCGGCATCGATCGCGTACACGGGGAGCTGGGTATCGACAACTGGTCGGTGAAGGGTATGGACTTTACCGCTCACGAGGGGCGCGTCTTTCACGGTCAGGGGCCCTCTTACGCCGTCGCGAACCGCGGTGCGGATCACATGTACGCGACGTTCTACTCCGGTTGAGTATTCTCTCGTCCCGCAAGAGCAGGCGGTCGATCCGGAGGGAACGCTCGGCAAGGCCGAGACGCTGATCGAACGGGAGAATCTGATTGCACTCAACGACAGCGGCGTCGTCTGTAATTTCTCGCGGGACTATATGACTCCCGAGCGGTACGAGATGCTGTTCGGGATCGACTACGAGGAACTCCTCGCGGTGGATGGGCGAACCGTCACGTTGGAACGGCACTTCAACAACCGCTTGGGCTTCGACGGGGACGACGACAGGCTCCCGTACGACCTCCCCGACTTCGAGGCGCCCCTCGACGTGTACTACGACTCGCGCGGGTGGACCGAACAGAGAGTCGTACCCGAGGCGCAAGTGCCCAAAACTGAGAGGGAGTCCCGTACGTCTCGAGACTCGATTGACATACCGTGCAGTTAGTCGTGTTGCCACAGCCACGATAATTCCGCGGAACGTCTCGTATATCCGGATCGATAGTGGACAAATTTATTATGGTCCGCAAAGGAGGAGTAGATACCATGGGTGTTGCTAACAGAATAGCAGAAACCTACGAGAAGCTGTTCAACCGACAGACCGGACCGGAAGATATCGGACCAGTACGAGAGTTCATCAACGACCACTTCATGGGGGTCGTGTTGTTCCTCCCTCTACTGGTGCTCGGGGGACTCGTGGTGCTCCCGCTCTGGTACCTCCTCTATTCGAGCGTTCACCGGACGGGACGGTACGTCCAGGGAACGCAGTTCGTCGGACTGGAGAACTACATCCAGGCGTTCAACGATCCGATGTTCTGGATGACGCTCCAGCACTCGACGCTGTACGCAGTTGGGTCGGTTGTGATCGCGTTCCTCCTCGGACTCATCAGTGCGCTCGCGATCAATCAGCTACGAAACGAACGGTTACGGAGCACGTTCACCGTTCTTATTCTACTCGCGTGGGCAGTCCCGCTGGTCGTCACCGGACTGATCTGGCGGTTCATCCTCAACGCGAACTACGGAATTGCGAACGCCTTCCTGATACAGGCGGGACTGATCACAGAGAGCATCGGGTTCATCACTAGCTCGACGCCGGCCTTCCTCGCGATCATCGTTGTGGACGCGTGGGCCCGGGCGCCGTTCGCCACAATCATCCTCCTCGCGGGGCTCCAGACGATTCCGGAGGACCTCTACGAGGCAGCACGGATCGACGGAGCGACGGACTTCCAGATGTTCAAAGACATCACCCTCCCGCACCTCAAACCCTCTGCGGGCGTCGCACTCCTCATTATGTCGATGTTCGCGTTCCGCACGTTCTCGGTCGTGTTCGCGCTGACTCAGGGCGGGCCGAGTAACGCGACCGAAGTCCTGGCGACGTACATCTACCGAACCGGTATCGGTCAGGGACGGCTCGGCTACGCCGCCGCGCTGTCTGTGATTATGATCCTGATCACGCTCGTGTTCGTGACCTTGTACGTCAAACGAATACAGCAAGAAGCGCTCGAAACCGCATAACTGGAGATAACACAATGGCACTACTGGACACATTCGTCAGTTCGGATCGCCGATACGAGATCAGTCAACAGATTGCGAGCGTCGTCAAGTCCCGATACTTCATCATCGGGGTCTTACTACTTATCACGCTGTACTTCACGTTCCCCATCTACTGGACGTTCGTGTCGTCGATTAAAACTCTCGAAGGGATTCATCGATTCCCCCCGACGCTCATCCCGCAGGACACGATCGTTCCCCTCTGGCAGAACTACGTCGATATCTGGGTGCAACGTAACTTCGATAGCTACACGATCAACAGCCTCGTCATCGCGGTCTCGACCACGGTGATCGTGATGTTCTTCGGGACGCTCGCCGGATACGGGTTCTCGCGCTTTCGGTTCCCGTACGACGATTACGTCTTCATCGGTATCCTCGGCGCTCGCCTTCTCCCGCCGATCGGGATGCTGGTTCCGTTCTTCACCGTCTTCGGCGACTTAAACCTTCTCGACACGCGGATCGCATTAATCGTCGTGTACACGTATATGAACCTGCCCCTCGTGGTCTGGCTGATGCGAAACTTCTTCGTCTCGATTCCGTCTGATCTCGACGAAGCGGCCTATATCGACGGCGCGACCCGATTCCAGACGTTCAAGGACATCATCCTGCCGCTCGCTCGGCCGGGGATTGCCGCATCCGCCATCCTTGTGTTCTTGTTCTCCTGGCGCGAGTTCCTGTTCGCGCTCGTCCTGACCGTCTCACCCTCCGCGCGGACGCTTCCGGTCGGATCCGTCCTGTTCGTCGAAGACGTCGTCACGCTCTGGAACTATCTTGCTGCTGCCGGATTCTTGGCGATGCTCCCGGCGCTTCTCTTCGTCATCCTGTTCCAGCGCCACATCGTCAGCGGCCTCACTGCCGGCGCGGTCAAGGGATAATACCGTTCCCCGCTCTCTATCCTTCACCTCGGCGCCGCGTTCCGTCGCTTGTTTCGCTTGAAGACAATCACGCCGGTCGAATAGAGACGTCCCAGCTACGGCCGACGTGTCCTGCCTTTTCAGTAGTTGCCGAACCTAGCTGAGACTCTTCACGCTAGGCTACGTTGGTTGACCAATAGTCCAGACAGTTGAGGCGAAACAGGTCTGTCGTGCTGTGTCGACGGTCCTGTTTCCGGAACTGGAATTCGGCGTCAAACCGTGCGGTGAGTACACGAGAGAGGATTTCTGCGGAATCCTTTCTCGCATCGCTTTTGAGCAGGATCTCGCAAATACTGGCAGGAAAACGCTCCAGCTTGACCGTAGCGAGCAAGTGGACGTGACGTCTACTTGTTCGGAATCCTCTCGCCAAATCGTTGCTGTACCACTTGCGAAATCTCTCGACAGATGCCATTAACGATCAATTCGATGGCGTTCGAGATCGACTGTTCGAAGCCCTCCGATCACGGCGCGGACTTCCTCCATTCGTCGATGTTGCCATCGATCTCCATAAGTGGCGATTCTACGGCTCTGCCGACACTGACCACGTAATTACGACGTATCCTGCTCTGGGAACGAATAGAGCGTTTTGCTTCGCAACGTTGTGTATCGTTGCGCCACACACTTGATTTACCCTTGACGTGATACCAATAGACGCGAACGGCTTTCGCGCCAAGCGCGAAGCCGTTCGCTCTTTGCTCGAAACGGCTCAACAGTATGTCTCAATTCGACATGTGAACCTCGACCGTGGATTCTATCAAGTTCACGTCGTTGCAGAGTTAGATCGGCTCGATGTCGGTTATATCGTGCGTGCGCGTCAGAGTAGTGAAATGAAAAGACGTCTTAGCGCTGGCGCTGAGGCGGTCGCTGACGAGTATACGATGCAGCGAAAGCGCAAACCAACGGCGTCAGTAGATGTCACGGTCTTTGCGGTTCCGCACCGCACAAGCGAAGACGATAACATATGGTTCGTGATAAGTTCGGACGTAGATACGTCGACAGCGAAAGCGTACGCGGCGGCGTTTCGCCGCCGCTGGGGAATCAAAACATCATATCGACAGATCGGTGATCTTCTTCCGAGAACCTCGTCGCCAACGTTCTCTGAGAGGTTATTCTACTTTTTATTCGCGGTGTCGCTGTATAATCTGTGGGTGTTAGCCAACGTCCTAGCCGCACCTAGAACAGGTCCAAAGACACCACAGATCTCAACACGGATCTTCCGTAGATTGGTTCTCTCGACAGAATACGGCTGAGTACGTACTCGGATTCGACTGGGATGACCAGAGAGTACGCCGATTGTGGAGAGGTATCGCTCGGGAACGCCGCTAACGCGGCGTTTCCCCGATCTCTCAAAGAACCTGTCACAGCGGAATCTGCCAAGATCTTGAGATTCGATGAGTTCAACGGCTTGGTTGGTGCGGAGCAGGATTTGATTCGGCAACTACTGTTTGTTTGGGGAACTTTTTTGTGAGTGAGTGACAGAGCAACGTGTATGTCTGAGACAGCGATGAGTCAACAGGTGGACGATCAGGATAGAGGCGCTGACAAAAAGACGACGCTGCAGCTCGAGGGCCTGACGAAAATATACGACGAGGGGGACGAAAACGTCTTAGCTGTCGATGAGATGAACGTCGATATCAAGGACGGGGAGTTCCTCGTCTTTGTCGGTCCATCAGGCTGTGGAAAGACGACCACGCTGCGATGTATCGCCGGACTCGAAGACATCACTGATGGTGCGGTCATCATCGATGGCGAGGACGTATCGGGACAGGCACCGAGAGAACGTGACATCGCGATGGTGTTCCAGACGTACGCTCTCTACCCGCACATGACGGTCCGCGAGAATATGGCGTACCCGCTCAAGGTCCGGGGATACGACCGTGAGGACCGGGAGCGACAAGTCGAGGAGACGGCGGAGCTCCTCCAGATTCCGGAACTGCTTAACCGCCAACCTGCAGACCTCTCCGGCGGACAGCAACAGCGGGTCGCGCTCGGTCGCGCACTTGTCCGCGAGCCGAAGGTCTTCCTGTTCGACGAACCGCTGAGCAACCTCGACGCAAAACTACGCGTGCGGATGCGGACAGAACTGAACCGACTCCACAGCCAGATCGGCAAGACGTCCGTCTACGTCACCCACGATCAGGCCGAGGCGATGACGCTCGGCGATCGGATCGCGGTGATGCAGGACGCAGAGATCCAGCAGATTGCACCGCCTCAGACCGTCTACGACCAGCCGGTCAGTCAGTTCGTCGCGGGGTTCATCGGGAGTCCGCAGATGAATTTCTTCGACGGAACGGCACGGATCGAGGACGATCGCGTCGTCGTCGATACCGGGGCGTTCGAAATCACGCTTCCGGAAGTGACGAGCGAGAAGATCGAACTCGATCAACCGGGGGGACAAGAAATCTCGTTCGGGATCCGTCCGGAAGATCTGTACGCCGAATCGACCGGCGAGGAACCGGACGCTTCGACGAGCAGCTTCGAGGCCGAAGTCCTCGTCGTCGAGGAGATGGGCTCAGAGTTCCACCTCACGCTTGAACGCAACGGCGTCGAATTCCAGGGAATTGTCGAACCCGACGCCGACCTCGAACGCGAGGACCGGGCAACTATCGAACTCGACCTCGAAAAATGCCACCTGTTCGATGGCTCTACCGGCGATTCGCTGCTCTACGGTCCTGATAGCGGCAGTTGAGTGAAGGTCGTCGGTCAGTACCGTCTGAGTTCAGACAAGCGCGGACACGAGAAATGAGTACGAAGGATACCCTTGAAGTTGGTCTCACTGCCGAGACGCTGTACAATCAGTCGATCGAATCGGACGTGTTCGGAGAACTTGACGTGACGTTCCGGACGGCGGATGTCGAAACGACCGACGATGTCGTCGAGGCCTTTGCCGGCGTCGACGCGGTGATCGATCGGTTGAATTCGGTTCCGTACCCTCGCGATGTCATCGACAGACTCGCTGCGGAGGGGTGTCGCGTCCTCGCCCGGTGCGGCATCGGCGTCGATATGATCGATCACGAGTGGGCGGCCGAGCGAGGGATGTCCGTCGTCAACGTCCCCGAGTACTGTCAGGAGGAAGTCGCAGACCACGCGATTCTGTTGATTCTTGCGCTCCAGCGCGACCTCGCTGTATATAATGGCGCATTACACGCGGGGCAGTGGGACAGACGCCTCGCGACCGCCTCGATCGAACGGACGAGTACGCAGGTGCTCGGTCTCGTCGGGTTCGGATCTATCGCACGTCGGGTCGCAGAACGCGCGAACGCCTTCGGAATGGACGTCATCGCGACCGATCCCGAAGTGGACGTAGAGACGATGTCCGAGTTCAACGTGGGTGAGCGAGAGCACACGACTCTCCTCGAAACCGCAGACGTCATCTCCGTCCACGTACCCCTCATAGACCAGACCCGGGGGATGTTCGACCGGGACGCGTTCGACCGGATGAAAGATTCCGCGTATCTGGTGAACGTCTCGCGGGGCGGCATTGTCGACGAACGCGCGCTCGCTGTCGCTATCGAGGAGGACATCGTTGGGGGGGCGGCGCTCGATGTGCACGTCGAGGAACCCGCAGACAGACTGGGCGCGGGGGGGACCGCCTCCTTCGAGAGCCCGCTCAGGAGCTCCGATAACGTCCTGTTGACGCCGCACGTCGCGTGGTTTTCGGCGGCAGCCGAAGAGACGAAACGACGTCGGGCAGCCGAAGACGTCCGTCGCGTTCTGACGGGGTCAGAGCCCGAAAATCCGGTGAACGACCCGACGCAAAATATATAATCCCGGCGAGTCCAACAGCCGGTATGCGTATTAGCGAAGTAAGCGTATACTCGCTATCGTGTCCGATCGAGCCGAAGCAGGTTCGTCCGTTCTACGGCGGTTTCCGCCGTCTACACAAGCGTGATTTCGTGCTCGCTGTCGTGGAGACCGCCGACGGCGCGGTGGGATACGCGCCGGCGGGTGCGTCGAGTTCGGCGATGCGCGAGTACTTCGAGGACGCTTCTCACGACAGTTTCGCTGATCTGCTCGAGACACGCATCGCCGACGCCATCATCGGGGAGGAGATCGACGCCCCTGGCGACATCAGCGCGGCGATCCGCAATCTCGACCTGCCGACCAAGCTCGAATCCGAAGCGATCAGCGTCTTCGACGTCGCGTATCACGACCTGTGGGGAAAACGTGTGGGCGAACCCGTGTACGAACTGCTCGCAGACCGCGATGTCCAGCCGGAACCGCTGGATATGTATGCGAGCGCCGGGATGTATATGGACCCAGAAGGGTACGCCGAACAGGCGTCCGTGATCGCGGTTCGCGGGTTCGATGCGTACAAATATCGACCGGCCGGTCCGCCGGAGGAAGACATCGAGACGGTTCGTCGCATCCGCGAGCGCGTCGGCGATGAGATGGAGATTATGATCGATGCACACACGTGGTGGAAACTTGGCGAGCGGTCCTACGACTTCCAGCAGGTGGAGCAACTGCTTAATGAAATCGAGGCGTACGATCCCTACTGGATCGAAGAGCCGGTCCAGCCCGCAGATTACGACGCGTACGAACGTCTCGCCGCGGCGACCGACGTCCCGCTCGCCGGAGGGGAAAGCGAGGACTCCCCGGCAGGACTGAAGCGACTCAGCGAGACGGGCGTCGATTACCTTCAGGGCGACGTCCGTCACCACTGCGGATTTACGGGCTGCTGGGAGCTGATCGAGGCGTGTGCCGATGACGGTTCGATCACGTTCGTTCCCCACAACTTCGGGACGCATCTCGGGCTGGTCGCGAATGCGCATCTCATCACGGCGTCGCCGGAGTCGCCGTTACTGGAGTACCCCGTTTTCGGCAGCGATGTCGCCGGAATGTATCCGTTCCCGCTGGCCGAAGACGTGCTTTCGACCGACCTCGACATCGCAGATGGACAGCTGAGGCTTCCGGACAGGCCGGGACTGGGCGTCGAGGTCAACGAGAGCGTGATCGAGAACTACCCGCACGTGGACGGACCGTGGACCGAGTTCGTCTACGAATAGGGCATCGAAGACACGACACGGCTTCCTGACGGTTGGTCTGATACGGGCGGCTGTGACTGTGTTCACCCGTTTCACCGGAGAGTATCGACAGAAACGACGACAGTCCCTATCAGACGACCTGATTCACGAGTGGCTCGTCCGCCCGGAGGCGGTCGTAGTTTTCCAGGAACAGGTCTCCGAACCGGTCGGGGAAGGTATCGGATCGACCGCCGACGTGCGGCGTTATCAACACGTCCTCGCGACCCCAGAGCGGTGACTCTTCCGGAAGCGGCTCCGTTTCGAA includes:
- a CDS encoding extracellular solute-binding protein codes for the protein MPKDTMERRQVMKYAAALGLTSIAGCSGNSGGDGSDDQSGSDPGSDDQTEADQGPDIPNTLASWDFISVDEPAPIDERITGAEWTPPEFDEEAVADSVKYFNMGSMKNDPATAWFQDRVDERTGITVEPIVVPSKRATPKITTVLSSRAEEPAMMQIDRQMYMDFVEPGWLEPVDQLWTEAAYEYFPQAFSAEFATDMDVTADEPHQYISVAIAEGSVKNYRPDLLQELGFDADFLKRPTWEDVREVCEEADSQDVDYYGHAWYGGGVRYPSYPWMLKVWSQGERIVQDGEVIFNSDAGVEALEWQRQLIEDGLVPDVLSLGQGGPEDLFLGGEIVGYTGGSKMIPRALEQLGEAGEAYDLGLPAKYGSDGEHATFLGTDTICINRFAPPEKKKAALVYMDGCRSAEASAQEFVQEGNMPANSAAWDLDIVQSEAPFQEIPQESIENAREGLWPRQIQTIEVLVAELQAAWAGQKSPQEALDDAQAEVDGILQQN
- a CDS encoding dihydrodipicolinate synthase family protein yields the protein MSYENVKSGLRSVAFTVTTPFDEEGENVRYDVHKENVRAIEDAGAELFVPCGNTGEYYSLSNAERANVVEATVEAVDESSTVVAGAGGSTKNVQQLLGEYESIGVDAGMIMHPAHTYLHKEGIFQYYDDIVKSTNLPIVLYKRGPELSDDVIARLGQRENVVGVKYAVNDIGAFSKAITATDADLVWLDGIAERFAPTFALEGAEGFTTGIGSFVPKPTLELQDALRNEQWERARGIRDLLRPYEDLRQEAGSENPFGAANNIPAVKYGMELAGLYGGPVREPLVELDDQDKERAEEYYDRISSTLETANFSD
- a CDS encoding sugar ABC transporter permease; translation: MGVANRIAETYEKLFNRQTGPEDIGPVREFINDHFMGVVLFLPLLVLGGLVVLPLWYLLYSSVHRTGRYVQGTQFVGLENYIQAFNDPMFWMTLQHSTLYAVGSVVIAFLLGLISALAINQLRNERLRSTFTVLILLAWAVPLVVTGLIWRFILNANYGIANAFLIQAGLITESIGFITSSTPAFLAIIVVDAWARAPFATIILLAGLQTIPEDLYEAARIDGATDFQMFKDITLPHLKPSAGVALLIMSMFAFRTFSVVFALTQGGPSNATEVLATYIYRTGIGQGRLGYAAALSVIMILITLVFVTLYVKRIQQEALETA
- a CDS encoding carbohydrate ABC transporter permease; this encodes MALLDTFVSSDRRYEISQQIASVVKSRYFIIGVLLLITLYFTFPIYWTFVSSIKTLEGIHRFPPTLIPQDTIVPLWQNYVDIWVQRNFDSYTINSLVIAVSTTVIVMFFGTLAGYGFSRFRFPYDDYVFIGILGARLLPPIGMLVPFFTVFGDLNLLDTRIALIVVYTYMNLPLVVWLMRNFFVSIPSDLDEAAYIDGATRFQTFKDIILPLARPGIAASAILVFLFSWREFLFALVLTVSPSARTLPVGSVLFVEDVVTLWNYLAAAGFLAMLPALLFVILFQRHIVSGLTAGAVKG
- a CDS encoding transposase translates to MIPIDANGFRAKREAVRSLLETAQQYVSIRHVNLDRGFYQVHVVAELDRLDVGYIVRARQSSEMKRRLSAGAEAVADEYTMQRKRKPTASVDVTVFAVPHRTSEDDNIWFVISSDVDTSTAKAYAAAFRRRWGIKTSYRQIGDLLPRTSSPTFSERLFYFLFAVSLYNLWVLANVLAAPRTGPKTPQISTRIFRRLVLSTEYG
- a CDS encoding ABC transporter ATP-binding protein gives rise to the protein MSQQVDDQDRGADKKTTLQLEGLTKIYDEGDENVLAVDEMNVDIKDGEFLVFVGPSGCGKTTTLRCIAGLEDITDGAVIIDGEDVSGQAPRERDIAMVFQTYALYPHMTVRENMAYPLKVRGYDREDRERQVEETAELLQIPELLNRQPADLSGGQQQRVALGRALVREPKVFLFDEPLSNLDAKLRVRMRTELNRLHSQIGKTSVYVTHDQAEAMTLGDRIAVMQDAEIQQIAPPQTVYDQPVSQFVAGFIGSPQMNFFDGTARIEDDRVVVDTGAFEITLPEVTSEKIELDQPGGQEISFGIRPEDLYAESTGEEPDASTSSFEAEVLVVEEMGSEFHLTLERNGVEFQGIVEPDADLEREDRATIELDLEKCHLFDGSTGDSLLYGPDSGS
- a CDS encoding C-terminal binding protein, translating into MSTKDTLEVGLTAETLYNQSIESDVFGELDVTFRTADVETTDDVVEAFAGVDAVIDRLNSVPYPRDVIDRLAAEGCRVLARCGIGVDMIDHEWAAERGMSVVNVPEYCQEEVADHAILLILALQRDLAVYNGALHAGQWDRRLATASIERTSTQVLGLVGFGSIARRVAERANAFGMDVIATDPEVDVETMSEFNVGEREHTTLLETADVISVHVPLIDQTRGMFDRDAFDRMKDSAYLVNVSRGGIVDERALAVAIEEDIVGGAALDVHVEEPADRLGAGGTASFESPLRSSDNVLLTPHVAWFSAAAEETKRRRAAEDVRRVLTGSEPENPVNDPTQNI
- a CDS encoding mandelate racemase/muconate lactonizing enzyme family protein; its protein translation is MRISEVSVYSLSCPIEPKQVRPFYGGFRRLHKRDFVLAVVETADGAVGYAPAGASSSAMREYFEDASHDSFADLLETRIADAIIGEEIDAPGDISAAIRNLDLPTKLESEAISVFDVAYHDLWGKRVGEPVYELLADRDVQPEPLDMYASAGMYMDPEGYAEQASVIAVRGFDAYKYRPAGPPEEDIETVRRIRERVGDEMEIMIDAHTWWKLGERSYDFQQVEQLLNEIEAYDPYWIEEPVQPADYDAYERLAAATDVPLAGGESEDSPAGLKRLSETGVDYLQGDVRHHCGFTGCWELIEACADDGSITFVPHNFGTHLGLVANAHLITASPESPLLEYPVFGSDVAGMYPFPLAEDVLSTDLDIADGQLRLPDRPGLGVEVNESVIENYPHVDGPWTEFVYE